A genomic region of Pelodiscus sinensis isolate JC-2024 chromosome 19, ASM4963464v1, whole genome shotgun sequence contains the following coding sequences:
- the PLPP2 gene encoding phospholipid phosphatase 2, whose product MERRKVFVVLDVLCVVVAALPFVILTLVNSPYKRGFYCSDDSIRYPYKPDTITHGIMAGVTITCTILIVSMGEAYLVYSERLYSKSEFNNYLAALYKVVGTFLFGGAVSQSLTDLAKYMIGRLRPSFLAVCDPDWSKVNCSVYVQLENMCRGDARNVTESRLSFYSGHSSFGMYCMVFLALYVQARLSGKWARLLRPTIQFFLIAFAVFVGYTRVSDYKHHWSDVLVGLLQGALIAVLIVRYVSDFFKQRPSLPCEEKDPERKPSLPLTTSDPDCNHYSYRGAP is encoded by the exons CTGCCCTGCCCTTCGTCATCCTCACACTGGTGAACTCTCCGTACAAGCGCGGGTTCTACTGCAGCGACGACTCCATCCGCTACCCCTACAAGCCAGACACCATCACCCACGGGATCATGGCCGGCGTCACCATCACCTGCACCATCCTCATT GTCTCCATGGGGGAGGCCTACCTGGTGTACTCCGAGCGCCTGTACTCCAAGTCGGAGTTCAACAACTACCTCGCCGCCCTCTACAAGGTGGTGGGGACGTTCCTCTTCGGCGGGGCTGTCAGCCAGTCCCTGACCGACCTGGCCAAGTACATGATCGGCCGGCTCCGGCCCAGCTTCCTCGCCGTCTGCGACCCCGACTGGTCCAAGGTGAACTGCTCCGTCTACGTGCAGCTGGAGAACATGTGCCGGGGCGATGCCAGGAACGTCACTGAGTCCAG GTTATCCTTCTATTCCGGACACTCCTCCTTCGGGATGTACTGCATGGTCTTCCTCGCA ctgtaCGTCCAGGCCCGGCTGAGCGGGAAGTGGGCCCGGCTGCTGCGCCCCACGATCCAGTTCTTCCTGATCGCCTTCGCCGTCTTCGTGGGCTACACCAGGGTGTCCGACTACAAGCACCACTGGAGTGACGTGCTGGTGGGGCTCCTCCAGGGGGCGCTCATTGCCGTCCTCATC gtcCGCTACGTCTCTGACTTCTTCAAGCAGCGCCCCTCTCTTCCCTGCGAGGAGAAGGACCCGGAGCGCAAGCCCAGCTTACCACTGACCACGAGCGACCCCGACTGCAACCACTACAGCTATCGGGGAGCTCCCTGA